From Pseudanabaena sp. PCC 6802, one genomic window encodes:
- the hisS gene encoding histidine--tRNA ligase, protein MSSLQASRGTRDIFSPEIAYWHQLESVARRILAQAGYTEIRTPAFESTELFARGIGETSDIVGKEMYTFSDRGDRSLTLRPEGTAGAVRAFIEHKLYAQGGVQRLWYTGAMFRYERPQAGRQRQFHQLGVEVLGSQDPRADAEVIAIASDFLTELGLTDLVVDLNSVGSGEDRAAYREALVEYFTPYASDLDPDSRDRLSRNPLRILDSKDLNTQAIAQAAPSILDYLSVESQKHFERVQALLGDLGIAFKLNPRLVRGLDYYTHTAFEIQSSHLGAQSAVCGGGRYDRLVAELGGPDTPAVGWAIGLERLVLLLQQATSPQGNKAIADLYVVSRGEQAERKSLQVAQSLRRVGFCVELDLSAAKFDKQLKRAANSAIAALILGDAEVATGNLQLKWLSSGQQEAIALSEILNDPHKFRQRLDGAA, encoded by the coding sequence ATGTCTTCCCTGCAAGCTTCTCGCGGTACCCGAGATATCTTTTCTCCTGAAATTGCCTATTGGCATCAACTTGAGTCTGTGGCGCGACGGATTCTCGCTCAAGCTGGTTATACAGAGATTCGCACGCCAGCGTTTGAGTCAACCGAGCTATTCGCCCGTGGCATTGGCGAAACCAGCGATATTGTTGGCAAGGAAATGTACACTTTTAGCGATCGCGGCGATCGCTCCCTCACGCTCCGACCGGAAGGTACGGCAGGTGCAGTGCGCGCCTTTATCGAACATAAGCTCTATGCCCAGGGTGGCGTACAGCGTTTGTGGTATACAGGGGCGATGTTTCGCTACGAGCGCCCCCAGGCGGGCAGGCAGAGGCAGTTTCATCAGTTAGGCGTGGAGGTGTTGGGCAGTCAGGATCCGCGCGCTGACGCGGAAGTAATTGCGATCGCGTCTGATTTTCTGACCGAGTTAGGACTGACGGACTTAGTAGTCGATCTCAACTCTGTTGGTAGTGGGGAGGATCGCGCTGCCTATAGAGAAGCTCTGGTGGAGTACTTTACTCCGTATGCCAGCGATCTAGATCCTGACTCGCGCGATCGCCTCAGTCGCAATCCCCTGCGCATCCTCGATAGCAAAGATCTCAATACTCAAGCGATCGCTCAAGCCGCACCGAGCATCCTCGACTATCTCAGTGTGGAGTCGCAAAAGCACTTCGAGCGAGTGCAGGCATTGCTAGGCGATCTGGGGATTGCCTTTAAGCTCAATCCCCGCCTCGTAAGAGGTTTGGACTACTATACTCACACTGCCTTCGAGATCCAATCCTCGCACCTCGGCGCGCAGTCAGCCGTCTGTGGAGGCGGACGCTACGATCGCCTCGTGGCAGAATTAGGGGGTCCCGATACGCCTGCTGTGGGTTGGGCGATCGGTTTAGAAAGGCTGGTATTGCTTTTGCAGCAAGCTACCTCGCCGCAGGGGAATAAGGCAATCGCAGACTTGTATGTTGTCTCCAGAGGGGAACAGGCAGAGCGTAAATCATTACAGGTCGCCCAGAGCCTGCGTCGGGTTGGATTCTGCGTGGAATTAGACCTGAGCGCTGCTAAATTTGATAAGCAACTCAAACGGGCTGCTAATAGTGCGATCGCCGCTTTAATTCTTGGTGATGCGGAAGTAGCAACTGGGAACCTTCAGCTTAAATGGCTAAGTTCTGGGCAACAGGAAGCGATCGCTCTATCAGAAATTCTCAACGATCCGCACAAATTTCGCCAAAGGTTAGATGGAGCAGCATAG
- the aroF gene encoding 3-deoxy-7-phosphoheptulonate synthase — MIVVMKIGTPDVEIGRVCEELSTWGLTPEKIIGKHKVVIGLVGDTAELDPFRIEEVSPWVESVLRVEQPFKRASREYRHHEPSEVMVPTPNGNVYFGEHHPLVIIAGPCSVENEEMIVETALRVKAAGAHFLRGGAYKPRTSPYAFQGHGESALSLLAAARDASGLGIITEVMDTPDIEKIAEVADVLQIGARNMQNFSLLKQVGKQNKPVLLKRGMAATIEDWLMAAEYILAAGNPNVILCERGIRTFDRQYTRNHLDLSAIPVLRKLTHLPIAIDPSHGTGWSDYVPAMSMAAIAAGADALMIEVHPNPKKALSDGPQSLTPDQFDRLMQEIHAMAKVMGRSAEKQPAMVS, encoded by the coding sequence ATGATTGTAGTCATGAAGATTGGCACGCCCGATGTAGAGATTGGCCGGGTTTGTGAGGAGCTTTCGACTTGGGGGCTGACTCCGGAAAAAATTATTGGCAAACACAAAGTGGTAATTGGTCTGGTTGGCGACACGGCTGAGTTAGATCCGTTTCGGATTGAAGAGGTAAGCCCCTGGGTCGAATCTGTGTTGCGCGTAGAGCAACCATTTAAGCGAGCTAGCCGCGAGTATCGCCATCACGAACCGAGTGAAGTAATGGTACCAACTCCAAATGGCAACGTGTACTTTGGGGAGCATCATCCTTTAGTAATCATCGCTGGGCCTTGTTCGGTTGAGAATGAGGAAATGATCGTCGAGACTGCGTTGCGGGTAAAAGCTGCGGGCGCGCACTTCTTGCGTGGTGGAGCTTACAAGCCGCGTACTTCTCCCTATGCTTTCCAAGGACATGGTGAAAGCGCTTTATCTTTGCTGGCTGCAGCTAGAGATGCTAGCGGACTTGGCATTATTACCGAGGTGATGGATACGCCGGACATTGAAAAAATTGCCGAGGTGGCGGATGTCTTGCAGATTGGCGCTCGCAATATGCAAAACTTCTCGCTGCTGAAACAGGTGGGCAAGCAAAATAAACCCGTATTGCTAAAACGGGGTATGGCTGCCACTATTGAGGATTGGTTGATGGCAGCGGAATATATTTTGGCAGCAGGGAATCCAAATGTAATTCTGTGCGAGCGGGGTATCCGTACGTTCGATCGCCAATATACCCGCAATCACCTCGATCTATCGGCGATTCCAGTCCTGCGGAAACTTACCCACTTACCGATCGCGATCGACCCCAGTCACGGTACTGGCTGGTCGGATTACGTACCTGCCATGAGCATGGCAGCGATCGCAGCCGGAGCAGATGCGCTCATGATTGAAGTACATCCCAATCCCAAGAAAGCTCTGTCCGATGGGCCGCAGTCCCTCACGCCCGATCAGTTCGATCGCCTGATGCAGGAAATTCATGCGATGGCAAAAGTGATGGGGCGATCGGCAGAGAAACAACCAGCAATGGTATCGTGA
- a CDS encoding PAM68 family protein: MSDRLPFEPSGKGKKKKLEKQSDRPAPPASKTNLQIPPEVNSRIVRRMALFCGIPTLCGFATFVVSYVIVINKWFELPNTAVVLVSMAFLGTGVLGLTYGALSASWEEDRVGSWFGWQEFQQNFGNLREAWKAQRQGTGSS; encoded by the coding sequence GTGTCAGATCGTCTCCCCTTTGAACCAAGTGGCAAAGGCAAGAAGAAGAAACTAGAGAAGCAAAGCGATCGGCCTGCTCCTCCGGCTTCCAAAACCAACTTGCAAATTCCGCCTGAGGTGAATAGCCGCATTGTGAGACGTATGGCTCTGTTTTGCGGCATACCAACCCTATGCGGTTTTGCCACGTTTGTTGTTAGTTATGTAATTGTTATCAATAAATGGTTCGAGCTACCCAATACAGCAGTGGTTTTGGTGAGCATGGCGTTTCTAGGAACTGGGGTATTGGGACTAACCTATGGCGCGCTTTCAGCCTCTTGGGAAGAAGACAGAGTAGGTAGTTGGTTCGGCTGGCAAGAGTTTCAGCAGAATTTCGGCAATCTGCGCGAAGCCTGGAAAGCGCAACGTCAGGGTACAGGTTCGAGCTAA
- the rpsO gene encoding 30S ribosomal protein S15, with protein MALLQERKQELFAAYQIHPTDTGSSDVQVAMLTERINQLSAHLKTHSKDFSSRRSLLKMIGQRKRLLAYIRQKDTERYKNLIQRLGLRG; from the coding sequence ATGGCACTGTTGCAAGAGCGCAAGCAAGAATTGTTTGCTGCCTATCAAATTCACCCCACTGACACGGGTTCTTCTGATGTACAAGTGGCAATGTTAACCGAGCGCATCAATCAACTCAGCGCTCACCTGAAGACCCATTCTAAGGATTTTTCATCTCGCCGCAGCTTGCTGAAAATGATCGGACAACGCAAGCGCTTGCTAGCTTATATCCGCCAAAAAGATACGGAGCGCTACAAAAACTTGATTCAACGCCTGGGCTTGAGAGGCTAA
- a CDS encoding membrane protein: protein MEFLLDFKLVLIGLTVLFTVSCLFFGTRNGFYDTDKYHGNGSAH, encoded by the coding sequence ATGGAATTCCTTTTAGACTTTAAACTCGTCCTCATTGGTCTAACTGTTTTATTTACAGTTAGCTGCCTCTTCTTTGGCACTCGCAACGGCTTCTACGATACGGATAAGTATCACGGCAATGGCTCTGCCCACTAA
- the upp gene encoding uracil phosphoribosyltransferase, giving the protein MPMQLRIYVPPHPLVAHWLTVARDKNTPVPLFRSAMHEIGRWLTYEAMREWLPVQEVGIETPLGPSAGKIIDPNALLAIVPILRAGLSLLDGCQSLLPTAAIYHLGFVRNEETLESSCYVNRLPEKFAPDTRILITEPMLATGGTIMTTLEMLVERGAEPGLIRIVNVICAPPALQKIDRKFPGIKIYAAAIDETLNEKGWIVPGLGDAGDRTFGT; this is encoded by the coding sequence ATGCCAATGCAACTACGCATCTATGTTCCACCCCATCCTCTCGTGGCACATTGGTTAACCGTAGCAAGAGATAAAAATACACCCGTACCTTTGTTTCGCAGCGCCATGCATGAAATCGGTCGCTGGCTGACCTATGAGGCAATGCGAGAGTGGCTGCCAGTACAGGAAGTGGGAATAGAAACACCTCTAGGGCCGAGTGCTGGCAAAATTATCGATCCTAATGCATTGCTGGCGATCGTGCCGATCCTGCGGGCTGGGCTATCTTTACTGGATGGCTGTCAATCGCTATTACCCACGGCGGCCATTTATCATCTAGGGTTTGTTCGCAATGAGGAAACTCTAGAATCTAGCTGTTATGTGAACAGGCTGCCAGAAAAATTTGCCCCAGACACTCGCATTCTGATTACCGAGCCGATGCTTGCCACTGGGGGCACCATTATGACCACACTGGAAATGTTGGTAGAGCGTGGCGCAGAGCCTGGTTTAATTCGGATTGTGAATGTAATCTGCGCTCCTCCTGCCCTCCAAAAGATCGATCGAAAATTTCCTGGTATCAAAATCTACGCCGCAGCGATCGATGAAACATTGAACGAAAAAGGTTGGATCGTACCAGGTCTGGGGGATGCAGGCGATCGCACCTTTGGCACCTAG
- the lipA gene encoding lipoyl synthase: MLSISIDELLKNVKDIAKTRSATEVLRLPKWLQPKIGKVNEISTVQQIIKQKGIHTICEEGRCPNRAECYAQKTATFLLMGPTCTRSCAFCQVDKGHQPMPLDPREPSKVADAVNLLGLDYVVLTSVARDDLSDQGAGHFVETIAAIRHLRPQVKIEVLTPDFRGDRDCIATVVSANPVCYNHNIETVRRLQGVVRRGAKYERSLSILQHVKTLNPEITTKSGLMVGHGETVDEIAETMHDLYKVGCRSLTVGQYLRPSLEHLPVQKYWLPDEFAQLGAIARQIGFTHIRSGPLVRSSYHAGEDGQL; this comes from the coding sequence ATGTTATCAATTAGTATCGATGAATTGTTGAAAAATGTGAAGGATATAGCTAAAACTCGCTCCGCTACAGAGGTATTGCGCTTGCCTAAATGGTTGCAACCAAAGATTGGCAAAGTTAACGAGATTTCCACCGTACAGCAAATTATTAAACAAAAGGGCATCCACACCATCTGTGAAGAGGGTCGCTGTCCTAATCGGGCTGAGTGTTATGCCCAAAAGACAGCCACTTTTTTATTAATGGGCCCAACCTGCACCCGCAGTTGTGCTTTTTGCCAGGTGGATAAAGGTCATCAACCCATGCCTCTAGATCCGCGCGAGCCATCTAAGGTTGCCGATGCCGTTAATTTATTGGGTCTGGACTATGTAGTGCTAACGTCAGTGGCTAGAGATGATTTATCCGACCAGGGTGCAGGACACTTTGTGGAAACGATCGCAGCCATCCGCCACCTCAGGCCCCAAGTCAAAATCGAAGTACTCACGCCTGATTTTAGGGGCGATCGCGATTGCATCGCCACCGTAGTATCGGCTAATCCAGTTTGCTACAACCACAATATCGAAACCGTGCGTCGTTTGCAGGGAGTAGTGCGGCGGGGGGCAAAATACGAGCGATCGCTGAGCATCTTACAGCACGTCAAGACATTAAATCCAGAGATTACGACCAAATCTGGTTTGATGGTAGGACACGGCGAAACAGTTGACGAGATTGCAGAAACTATGCACGATCTTTACAAAGTTGGCTGTAGATCGCTGACCGTCGGCCAATATCTCCGCCCATCCTTAGAACATTTACCCGTGCAAAAATACTGGTTGCCGGACGAATTCGCCCAGCTAGGAGCGATCGCTCGCCAAATTGGTTTTACCCACATCCGTTCTGGCCCATTAGTACGCAGTTCCTATCATGCTGGAGAGGACGGACAGCTCTAA
- a CDS encoding response regulator — protein MAPHKILVIDDSRVIRNMVRDMLPADNFEVIEAPDGIKGLELIQQERPWMIMLDFFLPRMNGYEVYENIQQNSELSRIPLVLMSGRKEEVTSKIPEPFEEKYLVFIEKPFEQKALIAAIKKAMILAQKRPPAPMPASVEAGAASGEAGAVDAALIARIDALETKLKDVPEMEKRIKSLEQQVIAQQKQIQQIVAFIKQKIK, from the coding sequence GTGGCACCTCACAAGATATTGGTAATCGATGATAGCCGAGTAATCCGTAACATGGTGCGTGACATGCTACCAGCGGATAATTTTGAAGTTATTGAAGCACCAGACGGAATCAAGGGGTTAGAGTTGATTCAGCAGGAGCGCCCCTGGATGATCATGCTGGATTTTTTTCTGCCACGCATGAATGGATATGAAGTTTATGAAAATATTCAACAAAATAGCGAATTAAGTCGCATTCCCCTCGTCCTCATGTCTGGGCGCAAGGAAGAAGTCACGAGTAAAATTCCCGAACCATTTGAAGAAAAGTATTTAGTATTCATTGAAAAACCGTTCGAGCAAAAAGCTCTGATCGCAGCGATCAAAAAAGCCATGATCCTGGCGCAGAAGCGCCCTCCTGCTCCTATGCCCGCCTCAGTCGAAGCAGGTGCTGCCTCCGGTGAAGCTGGTGCAGTTGATGCAGCCCTAATTGCGCGGATCGATGCCCTAGAAACAAAACTCAAAGATGTGCCAGAAATGGAGAAAAGGATTAAGTCGCTGGAGCAACAAGTAATTGCCCAGCAAAAACAAATTCAACAGATTGTTGCCTTTATCAAACAAAAAATTAAATAA
- a CDS encoding DUF3288 family protein → MAEPKDQEHPQYFGDRQIVNTLLQAEPSDRNLADLARLCIRYQGFPGARDIQADLLKVLARWKLTEEELFAKTREIHATTKVFSSHNDGRDDWA, encoded by the coding sequence ATGGCTGAACCTAAAGATCAGGAGCATCCTCAATATTTTGGCGATCGCCAGATTGTCAATACTTTGTTGCAAGCGGAGCCGAGCGATAGAAATCTCGCAGACCTGGCTCGCTTGTGCATTCGCTATCAGGGGTTCCCTGGTGCTAGGGACATTCAAGCAGATTTGCTCAAGGTTTTGGCAAGATGGAAACTTACGGAGGAAGAGCTATTTGCGAAAACCAGGGAAATTCACGCTACAACTAAGGTATTTAGCTCGCACAATGATGGTCGCGATGATTGGGCTTGA